One segment of Marinobacter sediminum DNA contains the following:
- the hslU gene encoding ATP-dependent protease ATPase subunit HslU: MSAMTPREIVHELNKHIVGQEEAKRAVAIALRNRWRRMQLDSSLRDEITPKNILMIGPTGVGKTEIARRLAKLADAPFLKIEATKFTEVGYVGRDVESIIRDLADMSIKMLREQEMKRHEHRALDAAEDRILDALLPQPRDFNEDSQRSEDSSTRQMFRKKLREGELDDKEIEVDLSSSGAGVEIMAPPGMEEMTNQLQSMFSNLSSDKRKTRKMKVSDALKRVKEEEAAKLVNEEEIKQKAIQAVEQNGIVFIDEIDKVAKRSENTSSDVSREGVQRDLLPLIEGSTVSTKYGSVRTDHILFIASGAFHLSKPSDLIPELQGRLPIRVELQALTPDDFKRILTEPDASLVQQYEALMATEGVKLTFRDDAIARIAEVAWKVNETTENIGARRLHTVLERLLESLSYDAGDKVTDGFEVTAEFVDEKLGELSEDEDLSRYIL, encoded by the coding sequence ATGTCTGCAATGACTCCCCGTGAGATTGTCCACGAACTCAATAAACACATCGTGGGCCAGGAAGAAGCCAAGCGGGCGGTGGCGATCGCCTTGAGAAATCGCTGGCGCCGGATGCAACTCGATAGCAGTCTGCGAGATGAGATCACGCCGAAGAATATCCTGATGATTGGCCCGACCGGGGTAGGCAAGACAGAAATTGCCCGACGCCTGGCGAAACTGGCCGACGCTCCCTTCCTGAAGATAGAGGCAACCAAATTTACGGAAGTGGGCTATGTCGGTCGCGATGTAGAGTCGATCATTCGCGACTTGGCGGACATGTCCATCAAAATGCTGCGTGAACAGGAGATGAAGCGTCATGAACACCGCGCCCTGGATGCAGCAGAGGATCGCATTCTGGACGCACTCCTCCCGCAACCTCGTGACTTCAATGAGGACAGCCAGCGCAGTGAGGATTCATCAACCCGTCAGATGTTCCGCAAGAAACTTCGCGAAGGTGAGTTGGACGATAAAGAGATTGAGGTCGACCTGAGCAGCAGCGGTGCCGGCGTTGAAATCATGGCACCTCCCGGAATGGAGGAGATGACCAACCAGCTTCAGAGCATGTTCTCTAACCTGTCTTCCGATAAGCGCAAGACCCGCAAAATGAAGGTGTCTGATGCGCTGAAACGGGTCAAGGAAGAGGAAGCGGCAAAACTGGTCAACGAGGAAGAAATAAAGCAGAAGGCCATCCAGGCCGTGGAGCAGAACGGTATAGTCTTTATCGACGAGATCGACAAGGTTGCCAAACGCTCAGAGAACACATCGTCTGACGTTTCCCGCGAGGGCGTGCAACGAGACCTGCTCCCGTTGATCGAAGGGAGCACCGTCAGTACCAAGTACGGCTCTGTTCGCACCGACCACATCCTCTTTATCGCCTCTGGCGCTTTTCACCTGTCAAAGCCCTCGGACCTGATTCCGGAACTTCAGGGCCGCCTTCCAATTCGGGTTGAATTGCAGGCCCTGACGCCCGATGACTTCAAACGCATCCTCACCGAACCGGATGCCTCCCTGGTCCAGCAGTACGAAGCACTAATGGCTACTGAAGGCGTCAAGCTGACGTTCCGAGATGATGCGATAGCCCGAATCGCCGAAGTTGCCTGGAAGGTGAACGAGACGACTGAGAATATCGGTGCCCGTCGCCTGCATACGGTTCTTGAACGGCTGCTGGAAAGCCTCTCGTACGATGCTGGTGACAAAGTCACGGATGGCTTTGAAGTGACGGCAGAGTTTGTGGACGAGAAGCTTGGCGAGCTGTCCGAGGACGAGGACCTGAGCCGCTATATTCTATAA
- the hslV gene encoding ATP-dependent protease subunit HslV, translating into MTTILSVRRDDEVALGGDGQVSLGNTVMKGNARKVRRLYNGKVIAGFAGGTADAFTLFERFEAQLEKHQGNLTKAAVELAKDWRTDRALRKLEALLAVADKTASLIITGNGDVIEPEQGLIAIGSGGPFAQASARALLENTDLSAHEIVEKGLDIAADICIYTNHNRTVEVLSTND; encoded by the coding sequence ATGACTACCATACTTTCCGTCAGGCGCGATGACGAAGTTGCCTTGGGTGGCGACGGCCAGGTTTCCCTTGGCAACACTGTAATGAAGGGGAATGCACGCAAGGTTCGTCGCCTGTACAACGGCAAGGTGATCGCAGGATTCGCCGGAGGCACTGCGGATGCCTTTACTCTGTTTGAACGGTTCGAAGCCCAACTTGAAAAACACCAGGGCAATCTGACCAAAGCAGCCGTAGAATTGGCGAAAGACTGGCGAACAGACAGGGCTCTCCGGAAACTGGAAGCGTTGCTGGCAGTAGCGGATAAAACAGCATCGTTGATCATAACCGGTAACGGCGATGTTATAGAGCCGGAACAGGGCCTGATTGCCATCGGCTCTGGCGGCCCCTTTGCCCAGGCATCGGCCCGGGCACTGCTCGAGAACACCGACCTCTCAGCTCACGAGATTGTTGAGAAAGGCCTCGATATTGCCGCCGACATCTGCATTTACACCAATCACAATCGCACCGTCGAGGTGCTGTCTACCAACGACTGA
- a CDS encoding SPOR domain-containing protein — protein MSRDYARKNRSTAPSATTQNKQPKRARTPKKRHKPAAPARSQHGGLSVKWILSLAAVGGFIGFIVYLNSLPTSSPAQPVPQSQSPATGQGIKPTTTAKQDEKKPGFRFYEMLPESEVVPPKVEEYTPGPVKKDFDYLVQSGSFRSKEDAERQRAQIAFQGLRANVQRIDLDSGSVWYRVNVGPFSSRSQMNSAIDKLVSINIQPLIRKIPKDG, from the coding sequence ATGTCCCGAGACTACGCACGCAAGAACCGGTCAACCGCGCCCTCTGCGACAACGCAGAATAAACAGCCGAAACGCGCGCGCACTCCGAAGAAACGACATAAGCCTGCTGCTCCGGCACGCTCTCAGCACGGAGGGCTGTCGGTGAAGTGGATTTTGTCGCTTGCCGCGGTAGGCGGATTCATCGGGTTCATTGTCTATCTGAACTCACTGCCAACCAGCAGCCCGGCGCAACCTGTCCCGCAGAGTCAAAGCCCTGCAACCGGACAGGGGATAAAACCAACAACCACGGCGAAGCAGGATGAGAAAAAGCCCGGATTCCGCTTCTACGAAATGCTGCCCGAATCCGAGGTGGTACCGCCAAAAGTTGAAGAATATACCCCTGGCCCGGTCAAAAAGGATTTCGATTACCTGGTCCAGTCCGGCTCTTTCCGCAGCAAAGAGGACGCCGAGCGACAGCGGGCGCAGATCGCCTTCCAGGGCCTCCGGGCAAACGTTCAACGCATAGACCTGGACAGCGGATCGGTCTGGTACCGTGTCAATGTGGGCCCTTTCAGCTCCCGTAGCCAGATGAACTCGGCCATCGACAAACTGGTTTCGATCAATATCCAGCCACTGATTCGCAAGATTCCCAAAGACGGCTAA
- the argS gene encoding arginine--tRNA ligase: MKETVSDLLQSALAALQSEGTLPADQTFTPQVGNTKDKSHGDYACNIALVASKAAGCPPRKLAEALVEKLPDSKAVEKVEIAGPGFINFFMSTASAFEVVNTILDEAESYGRNNQGNGEKVQVEFVSANPTGPLHVGHGRGAAIGDCLSRLLEANGYDVTREFYYNDAGAQINNLAFSVQARVKGLTPEDESWPADGYRGDYIVDVANAYLAGETVTADDREVTAKADPENRDAIREFAVAYLRREQDLDLKAFGVEFDVYFLESSLYEDGKVEATVKRLQENGYTYEQDGAMWLKTTEFGDDKDRVMRKKDGGYTYFLPDVAYHLDKWQRGFTTVINEQGADHHSTVTRVRAGLQALDTGIPKGWPDYVLHQMVMVTRSGQEVKISKRAGSYVTVRDLIDEVGRDATRFFLAARRVDSQLTFDIDLARSQTNENPVYYIQYAHARICSVLRKMEEEGITRGRNECVGDLSLLVLDEEKELANQLAKYPELIANSAAQREPHHLTHYLRDLAGQFHTYYNAHKVLIEDSAVRDARVSLYLAIRQVIANGLDLLGVSAPEEM; this comes from the coding sequence ATGAAAGAGACCGTTTCCGATCTGCTCCAGTCCGCACTGGCGGCCCTTCAATCCGAAGGCACGCTGCCCGCTGACCAGACCTTTACCCCACAGGTGGGCAACACCAAGGATAAATCCCACGGCGACTATGCCTGCAACATTGCCCTGGTAGCTTCAAAGGCTGCCGGTTGCCCGCCGCGCAAGCTGGCTGAAGCACTGGTTGAAAAACTGCCGGATAGTAAAGCTGTGGAGAAAGTGGAAATCGCCGGCCCCGGCTTTATTAATTTTTTCATGAGCACGGCCAGCGCCTTTGAGGTGGTCAATACCATTCTGGATGAGGCGGAATCCTACGGTCGCAACAACCAAGGCAACGGCGAGAAGGTGCAGGTTGAATTTGTATCTGCAAACCCAACCGGGCCACTCCATGTGGGCCACGGGCGCGGGGCCGCCATTGGCGACTGCCTGAGCCGACTGCTGGAAGCCAACGGATACGACGTTACCCGGGAGTTCTACTACAACGATGCCGGCGCCCAGATTAACAACCTGGCCTTTTCCGTTCAGGCACGGGTAAAAGGCCTGACGCCGGAGGACGAGAGCTGGCCGGCAGACGGCTACCGGGGCGATTACATCGTCGACGTGGCCAATGCCTATCTCGCCGGCGAGACGGTCACAGCTGATGACCGGGAAGTAACCGCCAAGGCAGACCCGGAAAATCGGGACGCCATTCGCGAATTTGCCGTTGCCTATTTGCGCCGGGAGCAGGATCTGGACCTGAAGGCATTCGGGGTTGAGTTTGATGTCTACTTCCTAGAGTCCTCACTCTATGAAGATGGAAAGGTCGAAGCCACCGTCAAGCGTCTGCAGGAAAATGGCTACACTTACGAGCAGGATGGCGCGATGTGGCTGAAAACCACAGAATTCGGCGATGACAAGGACCGCGTCATGCGCAAGAAGGACGGTGGTTATACCTACTTCCTGCCTGACGTGGCCTATCATCTGGACAAGTGGCAGCGAGGCTTCACCACTGTCATCAACGAACAGGGTGCTGACCATCACTCTACCGTTACCCGTGTGCGTGCCGGCTTGCAGGCTCTGGATACAGGGATTCCAAAAGGCTGGCCGGATTACGTTCTGCACCAGATGGTCATGGTCACCCGTTCCGGTCAGGAAGTAAAAATCTCCAAACGGGCAGGCAGTTATGTCACCGTCAGGGACCTGATCGATGAGGTCGGCCGCGACGCAACCCGCTTCTTCCTGGCGGCCCGTCGAGTGGACTCCCAGTTGACCTTCGATATCGATCTGGCCCGCTCACAGACCAATGAAAACCCGGTGTATTACATTCAATATGCACACGCGCGCATTTGCAGTGTGCTGCGGAAAATGGAAGAAGAAGGTATCACGAGGGGGCGCAATGAGTGTGTGGGGGATTTGTCACTCCTGGTCCTGGACGAGGAGAAAGAGCTGGCAAACCAGCTCGCCAAGTACCCCGAACTGATCGCCAACTCAGCAGCGCAACGTGAACCTCATCACCTGACGCACTATCTGAGGGATCTGGCTGGCCAGTTCCATACTTATTACAACGCCCACAAGGTGCTGATTGAGGATTCTGCCGTCCGTGACGCCCGTGTCAGCCTTTACCTTGCGATTCGCCAGGTTATTGCCAACGGCCTGGATCTGCTGGGTGTCAGTGCACCGGAAGAGATGTAA
- a CDS encoding primosomal protein N': MPSIARIALNRPLRRLFDYTIPDDLRLVAGQRVRIPFGRQQATGLVVQTGVEPLRGISLKPVYAALENWPALPEETFRLLSWASDYYQHPLGECLFTALPPALRRGRVAEEKTQEWWLACNDGEALPANAHRQKALFAWLNEHRSGVAASDIIKAGFTRAQLRALSDKQLIKLTSPPASGSSPETVEAVSEKPALSAAQTTAASALATPAEGFSTSLLYGITGSGKTEIYLHYLKQNLEAGDQALVLVPEINLTPQTVARFRHYFGTRIVVWHSALNDSERLATWLKIRNGEPVILIGTRSAVLMPFTGLRTIIVDEEHDSSYKQGEGFRYSGRDLAVYRAHLNQCPVILGSATPSLESVHNAEQGKYRLVKLEERAGNATQPTISLLDIRSRSLEGGISRPALNAIEKTLANGEQALIFVNRRGFAPVMMCFDCGHMVECPRCDTRLTYHRRDRAMRCHHCDYQTAATEQCPKCHSDAFKPVGQGTERTEDVLASTFPQTPVVRVDRDSTQRKGSIQTILNQVNSGKPCILVGTQMLAKGHDFPNVTLVVVVNADGGLFSVDFRAPEQLIQTLLQVSGRAGRGTKPGKVLVQTCHSDHPLLKTLCEGRYLEIADQLLSEREEGQFPPFRAMAIFRAEADTMEKSLQVLDIIKPLTNIPGIETWGPLPALIARRADKHRAQLILNARNRKRLNNLLTGICQELDQSKLPAGVKWMIDVDPQETG, from the coding sequence GTGCCATCGATTGCACGTATTGCCCTGAATCGCCCATTACGCCGACTGTTCGATTACACCATTCCTGACGATCTCCGGCTTGTCGCGGGCCAGAGAGTCCGGATACCTTTTGGCCGACAGCAAGCGACAGGGCTGGTTGTTCAAACCGGAGTGGAGCCACTGCGCGGGATAAGCCTTAAACCGGTTTACGCCGCACTGGAAAACTGGCCCGCACTGCCAGAGGAAACCTTTCGGCTTCTAAGCTGGGCCAGCGACTATTATCAGCACCCACTCGGAGAATGTCTGTTCACTGCCTTACCACCTGCCCTGAGGCGAGGCCGGGTTGCTGAAGAGAAAACGCAGGAATGGTGGCTCGCCTGCAATGATGGCGAAGCGCTTCCCGCCAACGCCCATCGACAAAAGGCACTGTTTGCATGGCTGAACGAACACCGATCCGGCGTAGCAGCAAGCGACATTATTAAGGCCGGATTTACCCGGGCCCAACTCAGGGCCCTCAGCGACAAGCAACTGATCAAACTTACCTCCCCCCCCGCCAGCGGCTCTTCGCCTGAGACTGTCGAGGCCGTGTCTGAAAAGCCAGCCCTTTCAGCTGCGCAGACTACCGCCGCCAGCGCACTCGCCACCCCTGCCGAGGGATTCAGCACATCCCTCCTATACGGAATCACTGGAAGCGGAAAAACAGAAATCTATCTGCACTACCTTAAGCAAAACCTTGAGGCTGGCGACCAGGCTCTGGTACTGGTTCCGGAAATTAACCTTACCCCTCAGACTGTCGCTCGATTCCGACACTACTTCGGTACGCGTATTGTGGTGTGGCATTCAGCCCTCAACGACAGCGAGCGACTTGCTACATGGCTGAAAATACGCAACGGTGAGCCGGTCATCCTGATCGGCACCCGGTCGGCTGTTCTAATGCCGTTCACCGGCCTGCGCACGATCATTGTCGATGAAGAGCATGACAGCTCCTACAAACAGGGTGAGGGTTTCCGCTATTCCGGCCGCGACCTGGCGGTTTACCGCGCACACCTGAATCAATGCCCGGTGATTCTTGGCTCTGCAACTCCTTCACTTGAGTCCGTTCACAATGCCGAGCAGGGCAAATACCGACTGGTGAAACTGGAAGAGAGAGCAGGAAATGCAACCCAACCGACGATCAGCCTGCTGGATATTCGCAGCCGCAGCCTTGAGGGAGGCATCTCCCGCCCTGCCCTCAATGCCATCGAAAAAACCCTGGCCAATGGGGAGCAGGCACTGATCTTTGTCAATCGCCGGGGGTTTGCTCCGGTGATGATGTGCTTTGACTGCGGCCATATGGTCGAATGCCCTCGCTGCGACACTCGCCTCACCTATCACCGCCGTGACCGGGCCATGCGATGCCACCATTGCGACTATCAAACCGCTGCAACCGAGCAATGCCCCAAGTGTCACAGCGATGCCTTCAAACCTGTCGGACAGGGCACCGAGCGAACCGAAGACGTTCTCGCATCAACATTTCCCCAAACACCTGTTGTCCGGGTCGACCGCGACAGCACCCAACGCAAAGGTAGCATCCAGACAATTCTGAATCAGGTAAACAGCGGCAAGCCCTGCATTCTTGTTGGCACCCAGATGCTGGCCAAGGGCCACGACTTCCCGAACGTCACCCTCGTGGTCGTCGTCAACGCCGACGGAGGCCTGTTCAGTGTCGATTTCCGTGCGCCAGAGCAGCTCATTCAGACGCTCCTCCAGGTCAGTGGCCGGGCCGGGCGTGGCACAAAGCCGGGCAAGGTATTGGTGCAAACATGCCACAGCGATCATCCGCTGCTGAAAACACTGTGTGAAGGTCGTTACCTGGAGATCGCGGACCAACTTCTCAGCGAACGCGAGGAGGGGCAGTTCCCTCCGTTTCGCGCTATGGCCATTTTCCGGGCAGAGGCAGACACCATGGAAAAGAGCCTGCAAGTGCTCGATATCATCAAGCCTCTTACCAATATTCCCGGAATCGAGACATGGGGCCCACTGCCAGCACTGATTGCCCGGCGCGCCGACAAACACCGTGCGCAATTGATCCTGAATGCCAGAAACAGAAAACGACTGAACAACCTGTTAACCGGTATCTGCCAGGAACTGGACCAGAGCAAACTTCCTGCCGGGGTCAAGTGGATGATTGATGTTGATCCTCAGGAAACCGGCTAA
- the rpmE gene encoding 50S ribosomal protein L31: MKEGIHPKYEEITATCSCGNVIKTRSTIGHDLQLDVCSQCHPFYTGKQKVMDTGGRIDRFQKRFGGRIAGGKKD; this comes from the coding sequence ATGAAAGAAGGTATTCATCCCAAGTACGAAGAGATTACTGCAACTTGTTCCTGCGGTAATGTAATCAAGACGCGCTCCACTATCGGGCATGACCTGCAGTTGGACGTTTGCTCCCAGTGCCACCCGTTCTACACTGGCAAGCAGAAGGTTATGGATACCGGTGGTCGTATCGACCGCTTCCAGAAGCGCTTCGGCGGTCGCATCGCCGGCGGCAAGAAAGACTGA
- a CDS encoding malic enzyme-like NAD(P)-binding protein, giving the protein MSQDLKEAALEYHAKPRPGKLSVEITKPTKTSRDLSLAYSPGVAEPVREIAKDPENAYKYTAKGNLVAVISDGSAILGLGNLGPLASKPVMEGKGVLFKRFAGIDVFDIEVNSESPQAFIETVERIADTFGGINLEDIKAPECFEIERALIEKCNVPVFHDDQHGTAIVTAAGMINALELQGKKIEEAKVVCLGAGAAAIACMKLLISCGIRSENIFMLDRKGVIHSGREDLNQYKAMFANDTDKRTLDDAIDGADVFLGLSGPDLLTADQLKKMAPNPIVFACSNPDPEISPEVALSVRDDLIMATGRSDYPNQVNNVLGFPFIFRGALDVRATAINEEMKVAAVNAIRELAKEPVPQEICEAYGVESFEFGKEYIIPKPMDVRLLEVVPAAVARAAVDSGVARNPYPAHYPLKSMDDII; this is encoded by the coding sequence ATGTCTCAAGATCTGAAAGAAGCAGCCCTTGAATATCACGCCAAGCCGCGGCCTGGTAAGCTGAGTGTTGAAATCACGAAGCCAACCAAGACCTCCCGCGATCTCTCTCTGGCGTATAGCCCCGGGGTTGCCGAACCGGTCCGCGAGATCGCAAAGGACCCGGAGAACGCATATAAATACACGGCCAAGGGCAACCTGGTGGCTGTAATCTCCGACGGTTCAGCGATTCTTGGTCTGGGTAACCTGGGTCCGCTGGCAAGTAAGCCGGTTATGGAAGGCAAAGGCGTACTGTTCAAGCGCTTTGCCGGAATTGATGTCTTCGATATTGAAGTCAATTCCGAAAGCCCGCAGGCGTTCATTGAAACAGTTGAGCGTATCGCGGATACCTTCGGTGGTATCAACCTGGAAGACATCAAAGCGCCTGAGTGCTTTGAAATTGAGCGTGCGCTGATCGAAAAGTGCAATGTGCCCGTCTTCCACGATGACCAGCACGGTACTGCCATCGTAACTGCAGCCGGCATGATCAATGCCCTTGAGCTGCAGGGTAAAAAAATTGAAGAAGCGAAGGTTGTCTGTCTCGGTGCGGGCGCAGCTGCTATCGCGTGCATGAAGCTGCTGATCAGCTGCGGTATTCGCTCTGAAAACATCTTCATGCTCGACCGTAAGGGTGTGATCCACTCGGGTCGTGAGGATCTGAACCAGTATAAGGCGATGTTCGCCAATGATACGGATAAGCGCACTCTGGATGACGCCATTGATGGCGCAGATGTGTTCCTGGGATTGTCCGGTCCGGATCTGCTGACAGCGGATCAGCTCAAGAAAATGGCGCCCAATCCCATTGTGTTTGCCTGTTCAAATCCGGACCCCGAGATCAGTCCGGAAGTAGCACTGTCTGTTCGTGATGACCTCATCATGGCAACCGGTCGCTCCGACTATCCGAACCAGGTGAATAACGTGCTGGGCTTCCCGTTCATCTTCCGTGGCGCTCTGGATGTTCGCGCAACTGCTATCAATGAAGAGATGAAGGTGGCTGCGGTAAACGCCATTCGCGAGCTTGCGAAGGAGCCAGTGCCTCAAGAGATCTGCGAGGCCTATGGTGTGGAGAGCTTCGAGTTCGGCAAGGAATATATTATTCCCAAGCCAATGGACGTGCGTCTGCTTGAGGTAGTGCCTGCGGCGGTTGCTCGTGCGGCGGTTGATTCTGGTGTTGCCAGAAACCCGTACCCGGCGCACTATCCGCTGAAATCTATGGACGACATTATCTAA
- a CDS encoding penicillin-binding protein 1A — protein MSHLLRTSRLFAWLILTGLSSAVIVTSGFYLYLRPGLPPVEQLLEIKLQTPMRVYSKDSKLIAEFGEKRRAPITIEQIPTIQLQAFMAAEDSRFYEHLGVDIKGLARAAIELVSTGSIQSGGSTITMQVAKNYFLSRDRTFIRKFNEILLALQIERELDKNRILELYLNKIYLGNRAYGIAAAAQVYYNKTVAELSLAQMAMLAGLPKAPSAFNPLANPERAQIRRDWILGRMRDLGYITDDAYDLASSAPLTASYNATKTEVDADFVAEMARSEMVRRFGEEAYTDGYTVTLTVDGLKQQTATDALRNGLEAYDRRHGFRGPIGQLEPDALTNNEVSDLVRNYPRVESLIPAVVTSVNDDKLLAEVYARDIGEATMAFETMTWARRHKTVDLTGPEPEKPSEVVSAGDVIYVHALEASDDNTTDSPRAVSLAQVPRAEGALISLDTDTGAVEALAGGYSFGQSKYNRAIQAKRQPGSTFKPFLYLTALENGITPATIYNDAPIVFDDSELETAWRPQNSSGQFYGPTRLREALYRSRNIVSIRLLRDVGIQTTLDYLKQLKIPVDNMPDNLSLSLGSGQLTPMELARGLAVIANGGYDVQPYLIDRIQDVKGKTLYQAPKTVLCEEDCDQILTNAPDGDKQTENASSIITTGETPVASSGSSNQTRVMRRLADERSVYILHSMMRDVIRLGTGRRARALGRDDIAGKTGTTNEQKDTWFAGFNHKIATTAWVGFDQPEPLGRREFGASTALPIWIDYMKVALNGTPPAMMQRPNGIVNIRINPETGKRARPGEDGVFEVFKEEDAPAPLPPENESDDNGNSGGDDLSRQIF, from the coding sequence ATGTCTCATTTGTTGCGCACATCTCGCCTTTTCGCCTGGTTGATTCTTACCGGACTGAGTTCCGCCGTTATCGTCACATCAGGCTTTTATCTCTATCTTCGACCGGGACTCCCTCCCGTCGAACAACTCCTTGAAATAAAGCTGCAGACGCCTATGAGGGTCTACAGCAAAGACAGCAAATTAATAGCAGAATTCGGTGAAAAGAGAAGGGCACCGATCACAATCGAACAGATCCCAACAATTCAGTTACAAGCCTTTATGGCCGCTGAAGACTCGCGTTTTTACGAGCACTTAGGGGTCGACATCAAAGGCCTGGCGCGGGCTGCAATCGAACTGGTCTCCACCGGATCAATCCAGTCTGGTGGCAGCACCATCACAATGCAGGTTGCAAAAAATTACTTTTTGTCACGCGACAGGACCTTTATCCGGAAGTTCAATGAGATACTTCTTGCTCTTCAGATTGAGCGTGAACTGGACAAAAACCGTATCCTGGAGCTCTATCTGAACAAGATTTACCTGGGCAATAGAGCGTACGGTATCGCCGCAGCGGCCCAAGTCTATTACAACAAAACCGTCGCAGAGCTCTCTCTGGCGCAGATGGCCATGCTGGCCGGCCTGCCAAAGGCTCCCTCGGCCTTCAACCCGCTGGCCAACCCGGAACGCGCGCAGATTCGCAGAGACTGGATCCTTGGGCGAATGAGGGATCTCGGCTATATCACGGATGATGCATACGACCTGGCCTCATCCGCTCCCCTGACCGCAAGCTACAACGCCACCAAAACGGAAGTAGACGCCGACTTTGTAGCCGAGATGGCTCGCTCGGAGATGGTTCGCCGATTCGGCGAGGAAGCCTACACCGATGGATACACCGTGACGCTCACCGTCGACGGCCTGAAGCAGCAGACTGCTACAGACGCTCTCCGAAACGGTTTGGAAGCCTATGATCGACGTCACGGATTCCGGGGACCTATCGGCCAACTCGAACCTGATGCCCTTACCAACAACGAGGTGTCAGACCTCGTGCGCAATTACCCGCGAGTTGAATCACTGATCCCTGCCGTGGTTACCAGCGTCAATGACGACAAATTGCTGGCCGAGGTTTACGCAAGAGACATTGGCGAAGCAACCATGGCCTTCGAGACCATGACATGGGCGCGGCGACACAAAACGGTAGACCTGACGGGGCCGGAACCGGAAAAACCCTCCGAGGTCGTCTCCGCCGGAGACGTCATCTATGTACACGCCCTGGAAGCCTCCGATGACAATACAACCGACTCACCTCGTGCTGTGTCGCTGGCGCAGGTACCCCGGGCAGAAGGCGCCCTGATATCACTGGATACCGATACCGGGGCTGTTGAGGCCCTTGCCGGGGGCTACAGCTTTGGTCAAAGCAAATATAATCGGGCGATACAGGCAAAACGGCAACCCGGCTCCACATTCAAGCCCTTCCTTTACCTGACGGCACTTGAAAATGGCATAACCCCGGCAACCATTTACAACGATGCCCCCATCGTTTTTGACGATTCAGAGCTGGAAACCGCCTGGCGCCCGCAAAACTCGTCGGGACAGTTCTACGGCCCGACGCGGCTTCGAGAGGCCCTCTACCGCTCCCGCAACATTGTATCCATCAGACTGCTCAGGGATGTCGGCATTCAGACCACACTGGATTACCTGAAGCAGCTGAAGATCCCGGTCGACAACATGCCGGACAACCTTTCGCTTTCCCTTGGCAGCGGTCAGCTAACGCCGATGGAGCTGGCCCGAGGCCTGGCGGTGATTGCAAATGGCGGCTACGACGTCCAGCCGTACCTTATTGACCGTATTCAGGATGTGAAAGGAAAAACCTTGTACCAGGCGCCGAAAACCGTGCTTTGTGAGGAGGACTGCGACCAGATACTGACCAATGCTCCGGACGGAGACAAACAGACAGAAAATGCCTCCAGCATCATCACTACCGGCGAAACGCCAGTTGCCAGCAGCGGTTCATCCAACCAGACCCGCGTGATGAGACGACTGGCAGACGAGCGCTCTGTCTATATACTCCACTCGATGATGCGCGACGTCATCCGCCTCGGCACGGGAAGGCGCGCGCGTGCTCTGGGCCGCGATGACATTGCAGGGAAAACCGGCACCACCAATGAACAAAAAGACACCTGGTTCGCAGGATTCAACCACAAGATAGCCACCACTGCCTGGGTAGGCTTTGACCAGCCAGAACCTCTTGGCCGGCGCGAGTTTGGCGCCAGTACGGCACTGCCAATCTGGATTGACTACATGAAAGTTGCGCTAAATGGCACTCCCCCGGCAATGATGCAGCGACCCAACGGCATTGTGAACATACGCATCAACCCTGAAACCGGAAAACGCGCAAGGCCAGGTGAAGACGGCGTGTTCGAAGTCTTCAAGGAAGAGGATGCACCGGCTCCGCTGCCCCCCGAGAATGAGAGCGACGACAACGGCAACTCCGGTGGAGATGACTTGTCCCGCCAGATCTTCTGA